The Treponema medium genome has a window encoding:
- a CDS encoding type II toxin-antitoxin system RelE/ParE family toxin — MFEIKIAPQAAADLLEIKNYIENELQNPIAAHNTISKIIETYENLTFSPNVGISVEKYVSFPTDYKFVLANNYSIFYRIEDEVIRIVRILYSRRDFVRVLFGEKSK, encoded by the coding sequence ATGTTTGAGATAAAAATTGCTCCGCAAGCAGCAGCAGACTTACTTGAAATTAAAAATTATATCGAGAATGAACTTCAAAATCCCATAGCAGCACATAATACCATTTCAAAAATTATAGAAACTTATGAAAATTTGACGTTCTCTCCAAATGTAGGGATTTCTGTGGAAAAATATGTTTCGTTTCCTACAGATTATAAGTTTGTACTTGCGAATAATTATTCAATATTTTATAGAATTGAAGACGAAGTTATAAGAATTGTAAGAATTTTGTATTCAAGAAGAGATTTTGTTCGTGTTTTGTTCGGTGAGAAGAGCAAATAG
- a CDS encoding NADase-type glycan-binding domain-containing protein, producing the protein MIQKVSKESETIIKASYSDVLAFANKFHFFSDSSLIEHGIYKEVHNSFVFYRFLFTDNHSYGTFVFNYLQIFCLAYKNKLYILDSSYLHKEQLIEETIHGSDEHIYSNYSVIQEKGEFEIIMHQTKDKTEFYADEEGDSEKTIEVSGEGVAYFYKLSDILKRIEKSNSIADTITQVELKEYKTVHCESTLIDAKRPFLYTIQNAFDKNPETAYVEKSEDDEISISIVSDKKIKRVGIINGFVKTQNLYASNNRIRKIDINYKLFELKDMHSKDFVFFDIPLASDIYIQTVELYKGTKYSDTCIAEIQVE; encoded by the coding sequence ATGATTCAAAAAGTCTCCAAGGAAAGTGAAACGATAATAAAGGCTTCCTATTCAGACGTGCTTGCCTTTGCAAATAAATTTCATTTTTTTTCAGACTCTTCATTGATAGAACATGGTATTTATAAGGAAGTTCATAATTCATTTGTTTTTTATAGGTTTTTATTTACCGACAATCACTCTTATGGAACTTTTGTTTTTAACTATTTACAGATTTTTTGTCTTGCATACAAAAACAAACTTTATATCTTGGATTCTTCTTATTTGCATAAAGAACAATTGATAGAGGAAACGATTCACGGATCTGATGAACATATATATTCAAATTATTCTGTCATTCAAGAGAAGGGCGAATTTGAAATTATCATGCACCAAACAAAAGATAAAACCGAATTCTATGCTGATGAGGAAGGTGATTCCGAAAAAACTATTGAAGTATCAGGAGAAGGAGTCGCATATTTTTATAAATTATCGGATATTCTTAAAAGAATAGAAAAAAGTAATAGTATAGCAGATACTATCACGCAAGTAGAATTGAAAGAGTATAAAACGGTACATTGCGAAAGCACATTGATTGATGCAAAACGTCCGTTTTTATATACAATTCAAAATGCATTTGATAAAAATCCTGAGACAGCTTATGTAGAAAAGAGTGAAGATGATGAAATTAGTATTTCGATAGTGAGTGATAAAAAAATAAAACGAGTCGGTATCATAAATGGGTTTGTAAAAACTCAAAATCTCTATGCAAGTAATAATCGTATCAGAAAAATAGATATTAATTATAAGCTTTTTGAGTTAAAAGATATGCATTCAAAAGATTTCGTGTTTTTCGATATTCCGCTTGCTTCCGACATTTATATTCAAACTGTAGAATTATATAAAGGAACCAAGTATTCCGATACTTGTATTGCAGAAATACAAGTTGAATAG
- a CDS encoding type II toxin-antitoxin system prevent-host-death family antitoxin, which produces MIAIKPVSDLRNYNEVLQDVADESPVFLTKNGRGCYAVISIRDYEKLTATKTLFSELKKGEESALQNGWLDTTEVRKMAGL; this is translated from the coding sequence ATGATTGCTATAAAACCTGTTTCGGATTTGCGTAATTATAATGAAGTTTTGCAGGATGTTGCTGATGAATCGCCGGTTTTTCTTACTAAAAATGGCAGGGGGTGTTATGCGGTAATTTCCATAAGAGATTACGAAAAATTGACAGCTACGAAAACTCTTTTTTCTGAATTGAAAAAAGGTGAAGAATCTGCTTTGCAAAACGGATGGCTGGACACAACTGAAGTCAGAAAAATGGCAGGACTTTGA
- a CDS encoding leucine-rich repeat domain-containing protein, with product MKIKLWSIGLVLLLCGLSSCYPPFGAPVDVEYADIIIELDTKVHGIAVFADTVNGQPARLIGARTYTADKMQELPPFSARDKGSSPIIPLNQERIGIVGDITQIEIRGLSLFEGPPTTITGLVFKNGKHIKTLICAPHEFTAMPHFSALTELEYLELSGQVYTLSPQKQTLDLSNNKKLKVLSANTFESIALPDSPHLQKLDISVTENESFNFSQYPNLEELSLRCKTSVDLSGNPKLRIVQLSGATNDTLNLLQNPRLEQLSIHGKQLHSLILPQLSHLKYLSTSGCTLLTALDTSAMPKLEKLDCSRNSLTSLDVSNNLFLHNLYCDSNANEDGEGGIKTLILGNLPELKILNCRRNNLNVLDIEGCPHLEILNCSYNNLQTLDVSKQRELERLFCAWNRLKILDVRTCQILNDMTCSYNALTEIKIDPHNLSKAPFGIITLDIKKNRLNRATLDALLYSLPKKNAASYCEVIYQADKNKPDAYPYENEEPSIEARITATENNWTIIKR from the coding sequence ATGAAAATAAAACTATGGTCTATCGGATTGGTATTACTGCTATGCGGTCTTTCATCATGCTATCCGCCTTTTGGTGCGCCGGTTGATGTTGAATATGCCGATATTATCATTGAGCTGGATACGAAAGTGCACGGCATTGCAGTATTTGCCGACACAGTAAACGGCCAGCCTGCACGTCTTATTGGAGCGAGGACGTATACCGCCGATAAAATGCAGGAGTTGCCGCCTTTTTCTGCAAGAGATAAAGGCTCCTCCCCAATCATACCGCTCAATCAGGAGCGTATCGGTATTGTCGGAGATATAACGCAAATAGAAATAAGAGGGCTTTCTCTTTTTGAAGGTCCCCCCACAACAATAACCGGTTTAGTATTCAAAAACGGAAAACATATCAAAACATTGATATGTGCGCCGCATGAATTTACTGCAATGCCTCATTTTTCTGCACTGACTGAATTGGAGTATCTTGAACTTTCGGGACAGGTATACACTCTTTCCCCTCAAAAGCAAACGCTTGATCTATCGAATAATAAGAAACTTAAAGTACTATCGGCTAACACCTTCGAAAGCATAGCCTTACCTGATTCGCCGCATTTGCAAAAATTGGACATAAGTGTTACGGAAAACGAAAGCTTTAATTTTTCACAATATCCTAACTTAGAAGAACTGTCCCTGCGTTGTAAAACCTCCGTTGATCTTTCCGGTAATCCTAAGTTAAGAATAGTGCAGCTCAGCGGCGCTACGAATGACACGCTCAATTTGCTGCAAAATCCGCGTTTAGAACAGCTCAGTATACACGGTAAACAACTTCATTCACTCATACTGCCGCAGCTGTCTCATTTAAAATATTTGAGTACCTCAGGGTGCACTCTTTTAACCGCACTGGATACTTCGGCTATGCCGAAACTGGAGAAACTTGATTGCAGCCGAAATAGTTTAACTTCGTTGGATGTTTCAAATAACCTTTTTTTACACAACTTATATTGTGACTCCAATGCAAATGAGGACGGTGAGGGCGGTATTAAAACGCTCATCTTAGGCAATTTGCCTGAATTAAAAATACTTAATTGCAGACGGAACAATTTGAACGTACTGGATATAGAAGGCTGTCCGCATTTGGAAATCTTGAACTGCAGCTATAATAACCTGCAAACGCTTGATGTTTCAAAACAGCGGGAATTAGAGAGATTGTTTTGCGCTTGGAATCGCCTGAAAATCCTTGATGTACGAACATGTCAAATACTCAATGATATGACGTGTTCGTACAATGCTTTAACTGAGATAAAAATAGACCCGCACAATTTATCAAAAGCGCCTTTCGGTATTATTACGCTGGACATTAAAAAAAACAGATTGAATCGCGCAACGCTCGATGCACTGTTATACAGCCTTCCTAAAAAAAATGCCGCTTCGTATTGTGAAGTGATTTATCAGGCAGATAAAAATAAACCCGATGCGTATCCCTATGAAAATGAAGAGCCAAGTATCGAAGCCCGTATCACTGCAACGGAAAATAATTGGACAATTATAAAGCGATAG
- a CDS encoding GNAT family N-acetyltransferase, which yields MHPKWRRQRVASQLITTALNALKHIGIHETALVVFTKNKDGNAFWENEGITSATK from the coding sequence GTGCATCCGAAATGGCGGAGACAAAGGGTTGCTTCCCAATTGATCACCACGGCGTTGAATGCTTTAAAACATATTGGTATTCACGAAACCGCATTAGTTGTATTCACTAAAAATAAAGACGGCAATGCCTTTTGGGAAAACGAAGGTATAACTTCGGCAACCAAATAA
- a CDS encoding ArsR/SmtB family transcription factor, producing MENQEEPMSDEAAEYFNPDAVAHARSKIPDEDTMTALSDFFKNFGDSTRIKIVSALMAGELCVADIAEVLEISASAISHQLRILRQAKIVRSRRVGKQIYYSIEDNHVGILYSVGMEHILEGR from the coding sequence ATGGAAAACCAAGAAGAACCGATGAGTGACGAAGCGGCGGAGTATTTTAACCCCGATGCCGTAGCTCATGCACGCTCAAAGATCCCCGACGAGGACACGATGACCGCATTGAGTGATTTTTTTAAGAACTTCGGCGATTCAACCCGTATCAAGATCGTATCCGCGTTAATGGCGGGTGAGCTGTGCGTTGCCGACATTGCGGAGGTGCTTGAAATATCCGCTTCGGCAATTTCTCATCAACTGCGTATCCTCAGACAAGCAAAAATAGTGCGTTCGCGGCGGGTGGGAAAACAAATCTACTATTCTATAGAGGACAATCATGTCGGCATCTTATACAGCGTCGGCATGGAGCATATTCTGGAAGGGCGCTGA
- a CDS encoding DUF7724 family protein: MSRFDTAYLSNDGSYTLFSFNNTRLKFAAPYSLEKYEKVLHWDSGYLEVLAKYTHNSEPEEEYIDLVPILKNLYIEAEDFLSPIKKVEVRYA; this comes from the coding sequence ATGAGTAGATTCGATACCGCTTATTTAAGCAATGATGGCTCTTACACATTATTTTCTTTTAATAATACTCGATTAAAATTTGCAGCACCGTATTCGCTGGAAAAATATGAAAAGGTTCTCCATTGGGATAGTGGTTATCTTGAAGTATTAGCTAAATATACTCATAATTCTGAACCGGAAGAAGAATATATTGATTTAGTTCCAATATTAAAAAATTTATATATTGAGGCAGAAGATTTTTTATCTCCAATCAAAAAAGTTGAGGTGCGATATGCTTGA
- a CDS encoding heavy metal translocating P-type ATPase produces the protein MACSCMACNHIHETHNHDEHHHDSLWNKHDIIRFSVAAVFFIAGIVLKIASEPFKMTVQFSGASYSIALSSLLFVGSWLAAGLEVIQTLLKTIGKRSIFDENFLMTFATLGAFILGEWSEGAAVMLFYNLGELLQAAAVQQSRRSITNLMDLRPEFVRLYRNPADSESGHSDAHSCCGHEHEDDDHHHSHEHIHAEMCECGYEHGEHHHTHSENCECGHEHSHEHHHEHEECDCEHEHGEVDHHEHTHNHAEECCCGHHHEGDDPDIVAPEDVPIGTLILVKPGEKVPLDGILVEGACSFDTSSMTGESVPRFIEAGGTVLAGFVNTDGLAVIKTTVAAENTAAAKMLQLVEHAQDRKAKTERLISSFARVYTPIVTIGAVVLALLPPLVLSAVYSSPLSWNAFVPWISRGLVFLVISCPCAFVISVPLGYFGGLGGAAKKGILIKGADFIDSLAKTDSVVFDKTGTLTAGVLTVQHILPAEQFSTEELLELAYIAEYHSGHPIAVAIKGAIQGQLGKEKIAVFEKEAAELRQYTEKAGSGVKMLRNGQELAAGSALFIFGDAEKQPASIAQIEGTKVFLSYGGHYAGCIICSDSIKPQSAQAIRELRGAGVGYLEMLTGDTKRTGEKIAAELQLDRCSSELLPHEKVARFEAISDERKKSNARAVCVFVGDGINDAPALARADVGIAMGGIGSDAAIEAADVVLMTDNPQLIPQAIKSARFTRKIVKQNIVMSFVVKIAFLAGGALGIIGLWAAVFADVGVALLAVCNSLRARR, from the coding sequence ATGGCTTGTAGTTGTATGGCATGTAATCATATACACGAAACGCATAATCATGATGAACATCATCATGACAGTTTGTGGAATAAACACGATATTATCCGGTTTAGCGTAGCGGCGGTGTTTTTTATCGCCGGGATTGTATTGAAAATTGCTTCCGAACCTTTCAAAATGACCGTTCAGTTCAGCGGCGCTTCTTACTCCATTGCACTTTCATCATTGCTTTTTGTCGGTTCGTGGCTTGCTGCGGGACTGGAAGTTATTCAAACCTTGCTGAAGACCATCGGTAAGAGGAGTATTTTTGACGAAAACTTTTTGATGACCTTTGCGACACTCGGTGCGTTCATACTCGGAGAGTGGTCGGAAGGCGCCGCGGTTATGCTGTTTTACAACTTGGGCGAGCTGCTGCAAGCCGCCGCCGTTCAGCAGTCCCGCCGTTCCATTACCAACTTGATGGACTTGCGCCCCGAATTTGTCCGGCTCTATCGTAATCCTGCCGACTCCGAATCGGGACACAGCGATGCACATAGTTGTTGCGGTCATGAACATGAAGATGATGACCACCATCACAGCCATGAGCACATTCACGCCGAGATGTGCGAATGCGGGTATGAACACGGTGAACATCACCATACCCATTCGGAAAACTGCGAGTGTGGACACGAACATAGCCATGAACATCATCACGAACATGAAGAATGCGATTGCGAGCATGAACACGGCGAAGTGGATCATCACGAACATACGCATAATCATGCCGAAGAGTGCTGCTGCGGGCATCATCATGAAGGGGATGACCCTGACATCGTAGCCCCGGAAGATGTTCCTATCGGTACGCTGATCCTCGTAAAACCGGGGGAGAAGGTTCCGCTTGACGGGATACTGGTCGAAGGAGCGTGTTCTTTTGACACCTCTTCGATGACGGGAGAGAGTGTTCCGCGTTTTATTGAAGCAGGCGGTACGGTACTGGCAGGATTCGTCAATACGGACGGGCTTGCGGTGATTAAAACCACCGTAGCGGCAGAAAATACCGCTGCGGCTAAAATGCTGCAGTTGGTGGAACATGCGCAAGACCGCAAGGCAAAAACGGAGCGACTTATTTCGAGCTTTGCGCGGGTATACACGCCGATTGTAACGATCGGTGCAGTCGTGCTGGCGCTCCTTCCGCCGCTTGTACTTTCAGCTGTATATAGCAGCCCGCTTTCGTGGAATGCCTTTGTTCCGTGGATTTCACGCGGACTGGTATTCCTTGTTATATCCTGCCCTTGCGCCTTTGTTATCTCCGTTCCGCTCGGCTACTTCGGCGGACTCGGCGGGGCGGCAAAAAAGGGTATATTAATAAAAGGAGCGGATTTTATCGACTCGCTTGCCAAAACGGACAGCGTTGTATTCGACAAAACCGGCACACTGACCGCCGGTGTTTTAACGGTACAGCATATTCTTCCTGCCGAACAATTCAGCACGGAGGAGTTGCTTGAGCTTGCCTATATCGCCGAGTATCATTCCGGCCATCCGATTGCCGTTGCGATAAAAGGCGCTATTCAAGGGCAGCTCGGTAAAGAGAAAATAGCCGTGTTTGAAAAAGAAGCAGCCGAACTCCGGCAATACACGGAAAAAGCCGGTTCCGGCGTTAAAATGCTGCGGAACGGACAGGAACTTGCGGCCGGTTCCGCGCTGTTCATCTTCGGCGATGCGGAAAAACAGCCTGCTTCCATCGCTCAAATTGAAGGAACGAAGGTATTCCTTTCCTACGGCGGGCATTATGCCGGCTGTATTATTTGCAGCGACAGCATTAAACCGCAATCCGCACAAGCGATACGGGAACTGCGCGGCGCTGGGGTCGGATATCTTGAGATGCTGACCGGCGATACAAAACGTACGGGCGAAAAAATAGCCGCCGAATTGCAGCTTGACCGCTGCAGCAGCGAACTTTTGCCGCATGAAAAGGTCGCCCGCTTTGAAGCAATCAGCGACGAACGGAAAAAGAGCAACGCCCGCGCCGTCTGTGTGTTTGTCGGAGACGGAATTAACGATGCGCCCGCTCTTGCCCGTGCGGATGTGGGTATCGCGATGGGCGGAATCGGCAGCGACGCCGCAATCGAAGCCGCCGACGTCGTTCTTATGACCGACAACCCGCAGCTCATTCCGCAGGCAATCAAGTCAGCGCGCTTTACACGAAAAATCGTCAAACAAAATATCGTTATGTCGTTTGTCGTTAAAATCGCCTTTTTGGCGGGCGGCGCTTTGGGCATTATTGGATTATGGGCAGCGGTGTTCGCCGATGTCGGTGTCGCACTTCTTGCCGTGTGTAACTCGTTGCGCGCACGGAGATAA
- a CDS encoding M20 family metallopeptidase, with protein sequence MQNYFDYIDDDELRTFFADAVKIPSINPPGNEAPMVQYIEDFLQANKIEYERIPVEGNRSDIVARVRGKTRENSIIFTGHMDVVPVSDEERGRWNFDPFGAEIRDGVLYGRGSSDMKSGLTAALYAMAVLQRHGIVPPTDIIFAATIDEENYMKGSKELLYSPLFDGARSLVVCEPTDLKLCIKGKGRTWADVCVRGKTAHGSQAGVGDNAIYTAINLIEKIKHTELTGYSSAENGASFWRTLAIQAGVEPQVVPDTCVFTVDARLAVGHPIDAVWARLDELIAALRQEVPTAQVSYTVVDRRPSWTTAESDPLVQRCKTALEAVGLPYIPDIFAGSTDGSVLVKQGLTPVIIGPGDLAVVHRENEHIKLSQLYRAARLYLSMMLTF encoded by the coding sequence ATGCAAAACTATTTTGATTATATCGATGATGATGAACTCCGCACGTTTTTTGCAGACGCTGTAAAAATTCCCAGCATCAATCCGCCGGGGAACGAAGCGCCGATGGTGCAATATATAGAGGATTTTTTACAAGCGAATAAGATTGAATATGAACGGATTCCTGTTGAAGGAAACCGTTCTGATATTGTCGCTCGGGTGCGTGGGAAAACCCGTGAAAACAGCATCATCTTTACCGGACATATGGACGTCGTACCGGTTTCTGACGAAGAGCGAGGGCGATGGAACTTTGACCCGTTCGGTGCTGAAATACGGGATGGTGTTTTGTACGGCCGCGGCAGCAGCGATATGAAAAGCGGACTGACCGCTGCGCTTTATGCAATGGCTGTTTTACAGCGGCACGGTATCGTGCCCCCTACCGATATTATCTTTGCTGCGACAATCGACGAAGAAAACTACATGAAAGGTTCGAAGGAGCTTTTATATTCTCCGTTGTTTGACGGAGCCCGCTCGCTGGTGGTGTGCGAACCGACCGATTTAAAGCTGTGTATAAAAGGAAAGGGACGTACATGGGCGGATGTCTGCGTACGAGGCAAAACCGCTCACGGTTCACAGGCCGGTGTGGGCGATAATGCGATTTACACGGCAATCAATTTAATAGAAAAGATTAAGCATACAGAGTTAACGGGCTATTCTTCGGCGGAGAACGGGGCGTCTTTTTGGCGGACGCTGGCAATACAGGCAGGCGTGGAGCCGCAGGTAGTTCCCGACACTTGTGTTTTTACCGTGGATGCGCGGCTTGCCGTTGGGCATCCCATCGATGCAGTATGGGCGCGGTTGGACGAACTGATTGCCGCATTGCGCCAAGAAGTTCCTACCGCCCAAGTGTCGTATACCGTTGTCGATAGGCGTCCTTCGTGGACTACGGCAGAAAGCGATCCTCTGGTACAGCGGTGTAAAACAGCGCTGGAAGCCGTCGGCCTTCCGTATATTCCGGATATCTTTGCAGGTTCTACCGACGGCAGTGTCCTGGTAAAGCAGGGGCTTACTCCCGTTATCATTGGCCCGGGCGATCTTGCCGTCGTCCACCGCGAAAACGAACATATTAAGCTTTCTCAACTTTATCGGGCAGCACGGCTGTATCTGTCAATGATGCTTACCTTTTGA
- a CDS encoding formylglycine-generating enzyme family protein, with protein MRLGKLVIIAMFFSLFLFSCEQLGTKYAPQNSDSKESKYEKPNNDPKLMLLSLEVHGKSTTDLNNPQFTVGSDITTVASTNVVAKFNYGTNTNEVIPVTVTYKTGDSLQIGKNILTLSVVEVQGEYQAWSKEIAVTREESKAPKLTLSYLKVFDEEASDLNNLSFNVDNNITTISSSDVVAKFNYGNKTGELIPVIVENGTINEGSTTIRLSIEAVNGKHKAWNTDITIKRMYPELKLTAIRFYNSSFYEFRRYMDITHGSLTVSNAMTEITSNNIHCFFKDDDSSSSTCIDVTIENGKLNVGKNIVKLSIPEVEASDYKEGHQAWSMELTVIRNALPDNSLISVTPPQEGVVGSAANKDDFPFVGSVYGSGPELIEHFQGVFIEGRTVILSPFNIAETETTYKLWKEVYDWATDEARGANKYTFANPGKMGGDWRGLYPSPPSTVVTELEPVTEISWYDCIVWCNAYTEKTYGSDSECVYRKSDSDNTVLRDATKLIEHYRAPYFDKIKKGFRLPTEAEWEYAARVQSDGTLCPLTYMSGAVANCVQGGREVVLYAAINGDDKTSAVKCKAANALGLYDMSGNVYEMCWDARGYDSLVDTGTVTNPALNNGYMILRGGSFNSRYEFALVGGIKTCGNSRSDGDDAAVGFRVCQYR; from the coding sequence ATGAGACTAGGAAAATTGGTGATCATTGCTATGTTCTTTTCCTTATTTTTGTTCTCTTGTGAACAACTAGGGACTAAATATGCCCCTCAAAATAGTGACTCAAAGGAGAGTAAATATGAAAAGCCCAATAATGATCCAAAATTGATGCTTTTATCACTAGAGGTTCATGGAAAAAGCACTACAGATTTAAATAATCCACAATTCACTGTGGGTAGTGATATAACAACTGTTGCCTCTACTAATGTAGTTGCAAAATTCAACTATGGCACTAACACAAATGAGGTAATTCCTGTAACTGTAACATATAAAACAGGGGATTCTTTACAAATAGGCAAGAATATTCTCACTTTAAGTGTTGTAGAAGTGCAAGGGGAATATCAAGCTTGGAGCAAAGAAATAGCAGTAACAAGAGAAGAATCTAAAGCCCCAAAGCTCACACTTTCGTATTTAAAAGTGTTTGATGAAGAAGCCTCTGATTTAAACAATCTCAGCTTTAATGTAGATAACAACATAACGACTATTTCCTCAAGTGATGTGGTTGCAAAATTTAACTATGGCAATAAAACAGGTGAATTGATTCCTGTAATAGTTGAAAATGGAACAATCAATGAGGGGAGCACTACAATAAGGCTTTCAATTGAAGCTGTTAATGGAAAACACAAAGCTTGGAATACTGATATCACGATTAAAAGGATGTATCCTGAATTAAAATTAACTGCAATTAGATTTTATAACTCTTCTTTTTATGAATTTAGAAGATATATGGATATAACACATGGTAGCTTGACTGTTAGTAATGCAATGACAGAAATTACTTCAAATAATATTCATTGCTTTTTTAAAGATGATGATTCATCAAGTTCTACATGTATTGACGTAACTATAGAAAACGGAAAACTAAATGTTGGAAAAAATATTGTGAAGCTTTCTATCCCAGAAGTTGAAGCTTCTGACTATAAAGAAGGACACCAAGCATGGAGCATGGAACTAACTGTTATTAGAAATGCCTTGCCTGATAATAGTTTGATTTCTGTAACACCACCTCAAGAAGGTGTTGTAGGTTCTGCAGCGAATAAAGATGACTTTCCTTTTGTTGGGAGCGTTTATGGATCAGGTCCAGAGCTCATAGAACATTTTCAAGGTGTGTTTATTGAAGGACGCACTGTTATTTTAAGTCCTTTTAATATAGCAGAAACGGAAACCACATATAAGCTCTGGAAAGAGGTGTATGACTGGGCAACTGACGAAGCTCGTGGAGCAAATAAATACACCTTTGCAAATCCTGGTAAAATGGGTGGTGATTGGCGTGGCCTTTATCCATCACCACCTTCAACAGTAGTAACTGAGCTTGAACCCGTAACAGAGATATCGTGGTATGATTGCATTGTATGGTGCAATGCTTACACTGAGAAAACTTATGGCTCAGATTCTGAATGTGTATATCGTAAAAGTGACTCAGATAACACTGTTTTGCGTGATGCAACTAAGCTAATAGAACATTATAGAGCCCCATATTTTGACAAAATAAAAAAAGGCTTTCGTTTACCAACTGAAGCAGAATGGGAATATGCAGCCCGTGTGCAATCTGATGGTACTCTGTGTCCACTAACCTATATGAGTGGAGCAGTGGCTAACTGCGTTCAAGGTGGACGAGAGGTTGTTTTATATGCTGCAATTAATGGAGATGACAAAACAAGTGCAGTGAAATGCAAGGCTGCAAATGCATTAGGTTTATACGATATGTCAGGTAATGTATATGAAATGTGTTGGGATGCAAGAGGTTATGATAGTTTAGTTGATACTGGTACTGTAACAAATCCAGCCCTAAATAATGGTTATATGATTCTTCGTGGAGGCAGTTTCAATTCAAGATATGAATTTGCTCTTGTAGGTGGAATAAAAACCTGTGGAAATAGTAGAAGTGATGGAGATGATGCAGCAGTGGGTTTCCGTGTCTGCCAGTATCGTTAG
- a CDS encoding CPBP family intramembrane glutamic endopeptidase codes for MGDKMNKKVVFFNLVNLLITFILAIIFGGAAQNIRGNELLLGSVTMVAVQLSPLITTLIFRKKYNEKRFYAYKLNRYSVIAIIFPITLVLLSSFILDLMGMPYVKSEYTGYLLLIGIIVTIVGSISEEIGWRGTLLQIFENKYTSFTCLLFVGILWGAWHLFKIMNVGFVGYLLFIPTVIMLSIFITYFYKKSKNNILNAIFYHTAFNLSNMILLFKRESIQLYLTILGVSALLLILLFMYDREYFKLKKT; via the coding sequence ATGGGAGATAAAATGAATAAAAAAGTAGTATTTTTTAATTTGGTGAACTTACTAATAACCTTTATTCTTGCTATTATATTCGGAGGTGCTGCACAAAATATCAGAGGTAATGAATTACTATTAGGCTCTGTTACAATGGTTGCAGTACAATTATCTCCATTGATAACAACTTTAATTTTTAGAAAAAAATATAATGAAAAAAGATTTTATGCTTATAAATTAAACAGATACTCAGTAATAGCTATTATATTTCCAATAACACTGGTTTTACTATCTTCATTTATACTTGATTTAATGGGAATGCCGTATGTTAAGTCAGAATACACGGGGTATTTATTACTAATTGGTATTATAGTTACTATTGTCGGATCTATTAGTGAGGAGATTGGTTGGAGGGGAACTTTATTACAGATTTTTGAAAATAAATATACTTCGTTTACCTGTTTACTATTTGTTGGAATACTTTGGGGTGCATGGCATTTATTCAAAATAATGAACGTTGGATTCGTAGGATACCTATTATTTATCCCTACGGTTATTATGCTTAGTATTTTTATCACATATTTTTATAAGAAATCAAAAAATAATATTTTAAATGCGATTTTTTATCATACCGCTTTTAATTTATCAAATATGATTCTTTTATTTAAAAGAGAATCAATACAATTATATTTAACTATATTAGGTGTATCTGCATTGTTACTCATATTATTGTTTATGTATGATAGAGAGTATTTTAAATTAAAAAAAACATAG